A genome region from Nicotiana tabacum cultivar K326 chromosome 13, ASM71507v2, whole genome shotgun sequence includes the following:
- the LOC142168356 gene encoding uncharacterized protein LOC142168356: MIDALKEVNLGVVEDPKPTYVSASLTGDEERKYIELLKEFKDQAQRRFRPEPVPLIKTEVNKLIEVGFVSEVKYPTRISSIVHVRKKNGQIRVCVDFSDLNNACPKDEFPLPICELMIDATTGYEAMSFMDSSSGYNQIRMALKDEKLTAFHVYTATRLVGELLAQGNNEGKENALYYLSRMMTPNDIKYSPIEKLCLALVISIQKLKHYFQAHIVRLVSRANPIKFIMSKPVLHFLAGHPIPDDLELSDELPDEDAMVIEIQPPWKMYFDGAAHREGAGVGLVFITSQGEVFPYSFTLTQWCSNNVVEYQTLILGLEMAVDIKQLQLQVFGDSKLVINHILGSYKVKKPELVPYHKYAQILENKRADALAALASTLPLPDQTQVIICQRWVVPPPNDYEEEESEVEHLASVLEVEIEDWRQPLIDYLCYGILPKNP; encoded by the exons ATGATTGATGCACTAAAAGAAGTCAATCTCGGAGTAGTTGAAGATCCAAAGCCCACATATGTAAGTGCCTCCTTAACTGGTGATGAAGAGAGAAAATATATTGAGCTACTTAAGGAGTTCAAAGAC CAAGCACAACGTCGCTTTAGACCTGAACCGGTTCCCTTGATTAAAACCGAAGTTAACAAGCTTATTGAGGTTGGTTTTGTTTCTGAAGTTAAATATCCTACAAGGATTTCAAGCATCGTCCATGTAAGAAAGAAGAATGGCCAAATCCGAGTTTGTGTTGACTTTAGTGACCTAAATAACGCTTGTCCTAAGGATGAATTTCCTCTTCCTATCTGTGAGCTCATGATTGATGCAACGACTGGATACGAGGCGATGTCTTTCATGGACAGTTCATCTGGATATAATCAAATTCGCATGGCACTGAAGGATGAAAAACTTACTGCCTTTCACGTATAtactgctacaag GTTAGTAGGAGAACTTCTAGCTCAAGGAAATAATGAAGGCAAAGAAAATGCACTTTATTACTTGAGTAGGATGATGACGCCAAATGATATCAAGTATTCACCTATTGAGAAGTTATGTTTGGCACTTGTCATCTCCATTCAGAAGCTGAAGCATTACTTCCAAGCTCACATTGTGCGACTCGTCTCAAGAGCGAATCCTATCAAGTTTATCATGTCTAAACCAGTCCTAC ACTTTCTAGCTGGCCATCCAATTCCAGATGATTTGGAGTTGTCTGATGAATTGCCTGATGAAGATGCAATGGTCATAGAAATTCAACCTCCTTGGAAGATGTATTTTGATGGCGCTGCACATCGTGAAGGAGCTGGCGTTGGATTAGTGTTTATCACTTCTCAAGGAGAAGTTTTTCCATATTCTTTCACTCTGACACAATGGTGCTCCAATAATGTTGTTGAATATCAAACGctcatacttgggcttgaaatggctgtgGATATTAAACAATTGCAACTACAAGTTTTTGGAGACTCCAAGTTAGTGATCAATCATATTTTGGGTAGCTATAAGGTCAAGAAGCCAGAGTTGGTGCCATATCACAAATATGCTCAAATATTG gaaaataagagagctgatgcaTTAGCAGCCTTAGCTTCTACATTACCTTTGCCTGATCAAACACAAGTCATTATTTGCCAAAGATGGGTAGTTCCTCCACCAAATGACTAtgaggaagaagaaagtgaagtTGAGCATCTTGCTTCTGTTCTTGAGGTTGAAATTGAAGATTGGCGACAACCATTAATCGATTATCTTTGTTATGGGATATTGCCAAAAAATCCCTGA
- the LOC107792017 gene encoding protein CURVATURE THYLAKOID 1D, chloroplastic, translating into MELCTPQTFSKLPNHRLINPNHAYFQWKPSLLKKPPKSRFNQGLLYRTGSAIRATSEESSSYTSPYELYVPPKDDGAVQGEAPIQDTGKDKETDAYATLIYEPPKVEEKGDGVVQAESTIEESPLDFDLQFSKLFDKLNIKFDPEDSSSLILYGGGVVTALWLTTAIVGAIDSIPLFPKLLEVVGLGYTVWFSTRYLLFKKNRDELAAKIEELKQEVLGSNE; encoded by the exons ATGGAGCTGTGTACACCTCAAACCTTCTCGAAACTTCCAAATCATCGGCTTATCAATCCCAATCACGCTTATTTTCAGTGGAAACCCTCTCTTCTCAAAAAGCCCCCAAAATCTCGCTTCAACCAAG GATTGCTTTACCGGACGGGTTCAGCTATTAGAGCAACATCAGAGGAATCGTCAAGTTATACAAGCCCTTATGAGTTATATGTACCTCCTAAGGATGATGGAGCTGTTCAGGGTGAAGCACCAATTCAAGATACTGGAAAAGACAAAGAGACAGATGCTTATGCGACTTTGATATACGAACCTCCCAAAGTTGAAGAGAAAGGTGATGGAGTTGTTCAAGCtgaatcaacaatagaagagTCTCCTCTGGACTTTGATTTGCAATTCTCAAAGTTATTTGATAAGCTAAATATTAAG TTTGATCCCGAAGATTCCTCTTCACTTATCCTCTATGGTGGTGGTGTTGTCACTGCTCTTTGGTTGACAACTGCTATTGTTGGAGCCATCGATTCTATTCCTTTG TTTCCTAAATTACTCGAAGTGGTGGGTCTTGGCTACACTGTCTGGTTTAGTACCCGCTATCTACTTTTCAAG AAAAATAGGGATGAGCTAGCTGCTAAAATTGAAGAGCTTAAGCAGGAGGTATTAGGGTCGAATGAATGA